The genomic region GGGCCAGTCGAAGGTGTAGGAAAGGTCGGACGGCGGGTCGATCTTCGGACGTTCGGCGGAGGCCGGGCCGGATGCAGTGGGAGAGGCCGAACTCTCGCTTCCCGTGTCGGCTCCCGCGATCTTGTCGCTGTCCTTGCTCTTGGAGCTGTCATCGCTCCCGCACGCGGACAGCGTCAGGGCCGCGGCGGCGGTCAGCGTGAGCGCTGCGAGGAGGGTGGGGCGGCGGTTCACGGTCGGCTCCCGGTAAGAGGCGAGGCTTCTCTTGAGCGAACCAAAGCTATACAGCGGTGTAGAGCCGCACCAGGGTGAAGGTTGTCAACGGGCGGGGTGTATGGGGAGGAATCGGCGATTCGTCGATCAGTTTCAGCCGTAACGGTTGCATAACGCGCCATTCCATCCGTCAGGGGCGCTGTCGGTGCCGGGCGTTTCAGTCATGAACCAGCAAAGGAGGCCGGGGGCATGGGCCCGTGGGCCCATGTGGGACCTACGCCTCTGCGGCTAGGTTCGGTGTTCGGACAGCCGGTGGTCAGGTGGCACGCACGGTCGGAGGTGGGCGGGCATGGGGCGGCGCTGGCGGGACGGACGCGGGGAGTTGGTCGTGCACGGGGGTGGTGAAGGGCCGTCTGCCACTGTTCCTTTGGAGATCGCCACCTCCTATCGCGCCCGGACGAAGGGTCTGTTGGGGCGGGACTCCGTCGACGGGGCGATCCTGCTCTCCCCCGCCAACAGCGTGCACACCTTCCGGATGCGGATGCCGATCGATGTCGCCTATCTCGATCGTGACCTTCGCGTCATCGCCGTACGGACCATGCGGCCGGGGCGGTTGGGTATGCCGCGACTGCGTGCCCGGCATGTGGTGGAGGCCGAGGCAGGGGCGATGGCGGGGTGGGGGGTACGGGACGGTGCGCTGGTCGAGGTCATCACGTAGCGAAGGCCCGTTCCCTTCCACGCCGGCCCGAGTCGGCTTCGCCCTCGGCGCGACGGGCCGGGCACTACCTGGTTCGTCGTCCGACGCACACAGCCGGGCGCGGACGCACGCTGCTGACGAGGTCGCCAGCCAGTAGAACGGGAACGCCCCAACGCCATGGCCAGGCGCCGAGCGAGTTCCGGCTCAGCCGGTGCCTCGTTGACCAGGGCTTCCACGGCCTCCGCCAGGGCCTCGCCCGAGCGACGTGGGCGGAACCGGCGGCCCGGCCGACAGCAGGTCGTAGCTCATCGGTAGGTCCCGTCGCTCCACCGGTCGAAGAGCATGCCCTGTGCCGCTTCCGCGTTCTCCCAACTCGCCGGACCGTCCGGCTTCCCCGACAGGCGCTCCAGTGCCGCCCTGGCCTCTGGGCCGCCCATCGCCCCCAGCAGGTCGATGGCCGAGTCGGCACCGATGTCCGCGCTCACGCAACGCTCCGCCAGTCCCACCGCCCAGTCGGCCAAGCGGCCCGGGTCAGGATCGAGAGCCAGCCAGCGGAAGACCGAGTCGGCGATGTCGTCCCGCAGTGACGGGATCATGGCCAGCATCGCCGCTTCGACATGCCGTACGACGTGCGACTGCAGCGCACAAGGCTGCGGTCGGCTCTGCCACGCGCGCACCAGCTCGTCCACACCGGACCATGTCACGTCGCTCGTGCGGGGCATGCTCTTCCCGACAGCTTGGTGGAACTCCTCCCACACGTGCCACAACAGGCCGGGCGACGGTGGCTGAGGAACGTTGGGAGCCAGTTCCGGGTCGTCCAGGACTACGGTCATCACCCGCCGGGCTTCGTCCAGTCGCTCGTCGGTGCGGGGCAGTTCCGCGATCCGGCTCCAGTCACACTCGTCCCACGGCTGGGGGAGGGACCGCAGCGCGTGGGGCAGGACGTGGTCACCCTCCGGATCGCGCCACCGCTCCACCTGCGGGTCCCACATTTCCTCGGCATTCGGTTCCCTGTCCGACTCGCTCATCCCTGTCGGTCCTCAGTCCGACACGAGCTGGAGGACAGCCGTACCGTCCTCCCCTGCCGCCGCCTGGATCACCACCGCGTCCGGCTGGGGACTCGGCCGCGCGGCGTCTCCGAGGCCACCGCACGAGTTTCCGCTGCCGTTGCTGCGGAGGACGGTGATGCAGCCCTGCCCCGGGCCGCTCACGCTGCCCTTGGACTGGCCGTTGCCCGACTTCACCGTGTACGCGACGGTGTTCGGGCCGACCTCGGTGACGGACAGGGTGGCCGGGCCGCGCGGACCCTTGAAGGGGATCTTCACCGGCTCGGAGACCGCGATCTCGCAGTTGCCGTCCGCGCAGGCGGTGATGTCATGGCCGTCCGCAACCGATACCGAGGGCTTGGGCGTGGGCTCGGGTCGTCTCGGGGGATCGGCCTTTGACGGCCGCTCACCGGGTGCGGACGACGCCTTCGCGGGCTCGTCCGAGCCGCTTCCGCAGCCGGCCGCCGCCGTCAGGACGATCAGTGCGGCGAGTACGACTCCGGTTCTGCCCAGTACGCGTGCTTCCGTCCCGGCCATGGTGTTCCCCCGTGTGCTGTGCTCCGACGTGCCTTCCTGGTCACTCCACACCGTGGAGTCTGGTCAGCCTTGCCCTATTGCGTGCCGTTCACCGATTCGGGCCATCCGCGTTGGACCCCGAGGCCTCCGAGCGCGCTCCGCTTCACTTCGGGCAACGATACGCGTGGTCTGCCAGACCCCGTCGCTGTTCTTCCCCAGCCGCGTGCGTCCACGCGGCAAGCCGTGTCCTCATCGCTACCGACCGCTCCAGACGGCATCTGACGGAGCGTCCGTCAGGCACAGCGACCCAGTAGGCGCTCGACAGGCCGGGTTCCGGCGAGTGGAGGACGGAGCTTCTCTGGTCTCCGTCCGCGTCGGCCAGGTAGCCGCCCCGGTCCGGCAGTGCCAGCACGTCCGCCAGGGCTCCTCGCAGACTCTCCGGGTCCAGCTCCGCGACGGTGAAGAGGTTCCCGATCACTGGGCGTCTTCGGGGAACCCGTCCGCGGAACCGGTTACCCCGGCGAACAGCACTACCGGCTCCTCTTTGTCCTCATGGCCGACGCTCGCAGCGACCAGCCGGTCGCCGACCCGCCAGTACAGGAGGTCGCCGAAGTATCCGCAATCGCACAGTTCCCGGAAGAAGGGCGGGAGTTCGTCGTCGTCCGGGTCCAGGAAGGCGTAGGCGTATTCCTCCATGGACATGGACGCGTGCGGACCCCACCGGGCGTCCAACGCCGCTGCCAGGTCTTTCAGCTCTCCCTCGAACTCCTCGCTGATCCGCACGAGTTCGTCCCAGTCGTCGTTCGGCGGAGCGAAGTCGCGGCTCTCGCGCAGGGTCACGAGGTGGTAGGTGTCGCCGCCGGTCAGGGGGCGGGCCAGGAGTTCGTCGATTCGGGCGATGTACTGCTGCACGCTCACTGAAGGGCACTCGATCTTTCGTCGTTCACCGCTGCCTCCTGCTCGGCGATCGGGCCGTCACTGACGACAGTCGCGATGATCATGGACACATCGCCGTCGCGCTGGTTCTCATCACAGCTTGGCGACCGTCGCCGGTACGGGCATGGGTTCCAGGGCGCCGCTCTCGGCGAGGGTCCTGTGGGCTGCGAGGACTGTTTCGGTGGCCGGAGTCTCGCCGGGGTTCGCCGCAAGGTCCAGGACGATGCCGCCGTGCTCGGTGGGCAGCCGCCGGGCCACGAAGTCGCCGGGGACGCGCGCGGCGCGGTTCTCGGAGAGGTGGACCGACCAGCCACAGCGGGGCGCGGAGGCCGGCAGGCCGTAGGTCGCCTTTACGATCTTGAACAGCTCACGATTGTAGGCAAGGCCGGTGTCCGGGTCCCAGGCCCCCGCGAGCGCGGCGAGCGTCTCGGCGACACGGCCCGCGAGCGGAGGTTCCGGTGCCCCGGGCCCAGGGAAGAGTTTCACGATCGCGAAGAACGGACTGTGCTCGTTCGTGCCGCCCGCCGAGATCCACACCTGGACGTAGCCACCGTCCTGGCGGCGTCCGACCACGTGGGCTGTCCAACCGATGATGTCGGCGTCGTCATGCGTGTTTGCCGCCTGGAGCGCCGTCGCGAACTCCCCCGAGCTCCGGGGCACCAGCGGGCCGGGGGCGTCATCGTCCACGTCCCAACGCCACTCCGTCAGCTCGCCGTCGGAGAGTTCCGTCAGTCGAGCGAGGAGATCCAGCCAGCGTTCCGCCTGCTGCTGCGGTGTCTCGGGCCTGACCCACCAGTGCACAGCAACCGTCACTGCACTCACGATCCGCACTCCTGCCTCTCACTTCTCCCACGGCGTGTGCTTGACGACCACCTCGATACCAGCTTCGTCGAAGGCTTCCTCCGCCGCCTCGGCCACCGCCTCGTTGGAGAAGTTCCACTCGACCGGCTTCCCGTTCGCCGCACTCAGTTGCCGCCGCGCCTGCTCGACGAACTTGTTCGCCTGAGCGGGTTCGAGCGTGCCGTCCGCCCGCACCTTGTCGCCGTAGCCGAACTTCGCCTCGACGTAAGTCTGCCGTGACGAGTCCCAGCCGTCGAAGTCGACATCCCTGCCGGTCTTCGGGTCCTTGACGGCGTACTCCTTGCCGCGCTTCACCTTGGAGACCTGCTCCTGGTAGCGCATCCACACCTCTGTCTTCGGCCAGTACGCCACCGCCTTCTTGGCCTTCCACTGGCCGTCGCCGCCGTCCTTGGAGCCCTTCCGCGGGTTCTTCAGGTCGTTGTACCAGGACGGCTTCTTCCACTTGGCGACCTTCTTGCGGCTTTCTTCCTTCTTGGCCTCCTTCTCGGCCTTCTGG from Streptomyces chartreusis NRRL 3882 harbors:
- a CDS encoding DUF192 domain-containing protein, which translates into the protein MGRRWRDGRGELVVHGGGEGPSATVPLEIATSYRARTKGLLGRDSVDGAILLSPANSVHTFRMRMPIDVAYLDRDLRVIAVRTMRPGRLGMPRLRARHVVEAEAGAMAGWGVRDGALVEVIT